A single window of Arcobacter venerupis DNA harbors:
- a CDS encoding sensor histidine kinase, translating into MRNLSIRIKLIIIFILIKIIPLLLIAYIAYEGVLKLDTYLVKSTKFLFNQSKEIIINTANASTEDSIKNLDKKSQESLEKVTYEIANHVADFLYERDKDILFLSKLNLNQNILQSFYDSKKKSITTHGEYYYDDATNSYKTNENIKPEQRTHKTANLVDNKREFNYIDPINFSEKEIPIYKEITFFDLDGNEKYKISSINEKKLNISNKKNTYVSSETYFNDISKLKNGEIYVSDVIGEYVGTKSIGTFTKEKAKKAGIEFEPEKYAYAGLENPLGKKFDGIIRFVTPVFDNGNKIGYVSIALDHRHIREFTDTSNPTEKQVKQNISDATFGNYAFMWDYEGKSISHPRDYSIIGYDKNTGKKVMPWLSTDIAEKYYASNQEINDFLKDYPVFENQSLTKKPNLKQLKEDGNVGLDCRYLNFAPQCEGWMQVTQNGGYGSFIINWSGVWKLTTAAAIPYYTGKYSNSKRGFGIVTIGASVDDFHAAANETKKNVASILKNQTNNMEEIVNYNQSEIEVFIKGLINELTMVTFAMIILIIVVALLMSGYLSRKIENILIGTKRFSNNELDYRIKVNSKDEIGQLENSFNEMAAKIEELIKEEKEINETLEKRVLEETLKQKEQEQLLIQQTRLAAMGEMIGNIAHQWRQPLNALGLVFQNLKFSYEIGELNDEVIDRTVGKANILTNNMSKTIDDFRNFFRPNKEKEYFDINKGILDAINLVESTFEHHSIKLEKYFKEDKIEVLGFPNEFSQAILNIISNAKDALVENKIENPIVKIETKIQDEFVFISIKDNACGIKDEIINKIFEPYFTTKHEVQGTGIGLYMSKIIIEKNMNGQIIVENTHEGANFIIKLSLKEE; encoded by the coding sequence ATGAGAAATTTAAGTATTAGAATTAAATTAATAATTATTTTTATTTTAATAAAAATAATTCCACTACTACTTATAGCTTATATAGCTTATGAGGGAGTTCTAAAATTAGATACTTATCTAGTAAAAAGTACAAAATTCTTATTTAATCAAAGTAAAGAAATTATAATTAATACAGCTAATGCTTCAACTGAAGATAGCATAAAAAATCTTGATAAAAAATCACAAGAATCTTTGGAAAAAGTAACCTATGAAATTGCAAATCATGTTGCAGATTTTTTATATGAAAGAGACAAAGACATACTTTTTTTATCTAAGTTAAATTTAAATCAAAATATTTTACAAAGTTTTTATGATTCTAAGAAAAAAAGTATTACTACCCATGGAGAATATTATTATGATGATGCTACAAATAGTTATAAAACTAATGAAAATATAAAACCAGAGCAAAGAACTCATAAAACAGCAAATCTTGTTGATAATAAAAGAGAGTTTAATTATATTGATCCAATAAATTTTTCAGAAAAAGAGATACCAATTTATAAAGAGATAACATTTTTTGATTTAGATGGTAATGAAAAATATAAAATATCTTCAATTAATGAGAAAAAGTTAAATATTTCAAATAAGAAAAATACTTATGTGAGTTCTGAAACTTATTTTAATGATATCTCAAAATTAAAAAATGGTGAAATTTATGTTTCAGATGTTATTGGTGAATATGTAGGTACAAAATCAATTGGAACTTTTACAAAAGAGAAAGCGAAAAAAGCAGGAATTGAATTTGAACCAGAAAAATATGCATATGCTGGATTGGAAAATCCCTTAGGAAAGAAATTTGATGGAATTATTAGATTTGTAACGCCAGTGTTTGATAATGGGAATAAAATAGGTTATGTTTCTATTGCTTTAGATCATCGACATATTAGAGAATTTACAGATACTTCTAATCCGACTGAAAAACAAGTAAAACAAAATATTTCTGATGCAACCTTTGGTAATTATGCTTTTATGTGGGATTATGAAGGTAAAAGTATTTCTCATCCAAGGGATTATTCTATCATTGGATATGATAAAAATACTGGAAAAAAAGTTATGCCATGGTTAAGTACTGATATTGCAGAAAAATATTATGCTTCAAATCAAGAGATAAATGATTTCCTAAAAGATTATCCAGTATTTGAAAATCAAAGTTTAACAAAAAAACCAAATCTTAAACAATTAAAAGAAGATGGGAATGTTGGTTTAGATTGTAGATACTTAAATTTTGCACCTCAATGTGAAGGATGGATGCAAGTAACTCAAAATGGTGGATATGGTTCATTTATTATAAATTGGAGTGGAGTTTGGAAATTAACAACTGCTGCTGCAATTCCATACTATACCGGAAAATATTCAAATAGTAAAAGAGGTTTTGGAATTGTAACAATTGGTGCAAGTGTTGATGATTTTCATGCTGCAGCTAATGAAACTAAAAAGAATGTAGCTTCAATACTAAAAAACCAAACAAATAATATGGAAGAAATAGTAAATTATAATCAATCTGAAATTGAAGTATTTATAAAAGGATTAATTAATGAATTAACTATGGTTACATTTGCCATGATAATTTTAATTATAGTTGTGGCTTTATTAATGTCTGGATATTTAAGTAGAAAAATCGAAAATATTTTAATTGGGACAAAAAGATTTTCTAATAATGAATTAGATTATAGAATTAAAGTTAATTCAAAAGATGAAATAGGCCAATTAGAAAACTCTTTTAATGAAATGGCAGCAAAAATTGAAGAACTAATTAAAGAAGAAAAAGAGATAAATGAAACTTTAGAAAAAAGAGTTTTAGAAGAAACATTAAAACAAAAAGAGCAAGAACAGCTTTTAATTCAGCAAACAAGACTTGCTGCAATGGGTGAAATGATAGGAAATATCGCACATCAGTGGAGACAACCTTTAAATGCCTTAGGATTAGTTTTCCAAAATCTTAAATTCTCTTATGAAATTGGAGAATTAAATGATGAAGTGATTGATAGAACTGTAGGTAAAGCTAATATTCTTACTAATAATATGTCAAAAACAATAGATGATTTTAGAAATTTTTTCAGACCAAATAAAGAGAAAGAGTATTTCGATATAAATAAAGGTATCTTAGATGCAATTAATTTAGTTGAATCAACTTTTGAACACCATAGTATAAAACTGGAGAAATATTTTAAAGAAGATAAAATCGAAGTTTTAGGTTTTCCAAATGAATTTTCACAAGCTATATTAAATATAATTTCTAATGCAAAAGATGCACTTGTAGAAAATAAAATAGAAAATCCAATTGTAAAAATTGAAACTAAAATCCAAGATGAATTTGTTTTTATTTCTATAAAAGATAATGCTTGTGGAATAAAAGATGAGATAATAAATAAAATATTTGAGCCATATTTTACAACTAAACATGAAGTTCAAGGAACAGGAATTGGTCTTTATATGTCTAAAATTATTATAGAAAAAAATATGAATGGTCAAATCATTGTTGAAAATACTCATGAAGGTGCAAATTTTATTATAAAATTATCTTTGAAAGAAGAATAA
- a CDS encoding potassium channel family protein → MSKVIIYGYSNLGSKIANSLKKSKFEIIIVDYDEDNYNKAILDGFNAFNKELLLDEELLEIGIENNVKAFYCVSDSSNNNFFVTLSARNLNKNIKIISKANSKQDSKKMLLAGATKIINPYEIGALRMFRLLEKPIISHVLDEILFGDSLLNIEEFTIIEGSHLDGKYLNDFDFAKEFNIIIIGLTDKELSNEFIFNSYFKNHKIDIGDTLVAIGHRENLDKFNKYIKDAN, encoded by the coding sequence ATGTCAAAAGTAATAATTTATGGATATAGTAATCTAGGAAGCAAAATTGCAAATAGTTTAAAAAAATCTAAATTTGAAATAATAATAGTTGATTATGATGAAGATAATTATAATAAAGCTATTTTGGATGGTTTTAATGCTTTTAATAAAGAGTTATTATTAGATGAAGAGTTATTAGAAATCGGAATTGAAAATAATGTTAAAGCTTTTTATTGTGTAAGTGATTCTTCAAATAATAACTTTTTTGTTACACTTTCAGCCAGAAATTTGAATAAAAATATTAAAATAATATCTAAAGCAAATAGTAAACAAGATAGTAAAAAAATGCTCTTAGCTGGGGCAACAAAGATTATTAATCCTTATGAAATTGGTGCATTAAGGATGTTTAGACTATTAGAAAAACCAATTATTTCACACGTTTTAGATGAAATCCTTTTTGGAGATTCTTTATTAAATATTGAAGAATTTACAATAATTGAAGGTTCACACTTAGATGGTAAATATCTAAATGATTTTGATTTTGCAAAAGAATTTAATATTATAATAATTGGACTAACAGATAAAGAATTAAGTAATGAGTTTATATTTAACTCATATTTTAAAAATCATAAAATTGATATTGGAGATACTTTAGTCGCAATTGGACATAGAGAGAATTTAGATAAATTTAATAAATATATAAAGGATGCAAACTAA
- a CDS encoding NAD-binding protein, with amino-acid sequence MTKFIIALAYKLETSIKYKRFKEFTYNLLENNSYPYKKHFDTAMIFLVLSTIGILIFEVNHKNLRILNDYELFAVIIFVIEYIGRLWISSDMHKIILDDYEKYQLLNKKYKITKSIKKIISKKVDFILSPMAIVDLLAILPYYRPLRLLRILLIFRLFKILRYANSLKEFLQVFKERKFELFTLGLLYITVVFFSSTVIFLYEGPEGVNPNIVDFFDAVYWSIITISTVGYGDVTPITIEGKLVTLVLVVSSFLVIAFGTSIITTGLSDRMEIIKENRVQSETSKMQDFVIVCGFGMMGRYFCEELLSIGKKFIIIDNDKEIVNSAKSLNYLAIHSDATNMQTLEMMGINKGANSVVALTNDDAVNLSIVLSARAINENIKIISRVNNGNSRKKFDIAGVNQTIIFNDVAAFVASEYLGQPVAFEAIDGILLNKDFDVIIDEVEILDNSKILGKDINLVDFKNYNLTLLGIINLSNMNNFIFNPTNINYTVQKDDILIIIGFKASISQLKSDLINLDFRV; translated from the coding sequence ATGACTAAATTTATAATTGCCTTAGCATATAAACTAGAAACATCAATAAAATATAAAAGATTTAAAGAATTTACATATAACTTATTAGAAAACAACTCTTACCCTTATAAAAAACATTTTGATACAGCAATGATTTTTTTAGTACTTAGTACTATTGGAATTTTGATATTTGAAGTTAATCATAAAAATTTAAGAATACTAAATGATTATGAACTTTTCGCAGTTATTATTTTTGTAATTGAGTATATAGGTCGATTATGGATTAGTTCTGATATGCATAAAATAATTTTAGATGATTATGAAAAATATCAGCTATTAAATAAAAAATATAAAATCACCAAATCAATAAAAAAAATAATTTCAAAGAAAGTAGATTTTATACTCTCTCCAATGGCGATAGTTGATTTATTAGCTATTTTGCCTTATTACAGACCTTTAAGACTTTTAAGAATTCTTCTGATTTTTCGATTATTTAAAATTTTAAGATATGCAAACTCATTAAAAGAATTTTTACAAGTATTTAAAGAGAGAAAATTTGAACTATTTACTTTAGGACTTTTATATATAACAGTTGTATTCTTTTCTTCAACAGTTATTTTTTTATATGAAGGACCAGAGGGTGTAAATCCAAATATTGTTGATTTTTTTGATGCAGTTTATTGGTCAATTATTACAATCTCAACAGTTGGTTATGGTGATGTAACTCCAATAACCATAGAGGGTAAACTTGTAACTTTGGTTCTTGTAGTTTCTAGTTTTTTAGTTATTGCTTTTGGTACATCAATTATCACAACTGGTTTATCTGATAGAATGGAAATTATAAAAGAAAATAGAGTTCAATCTGAAACTTCAAAAATGCAAGATTTTGTTATAGTTTGTGGTTTTGGAATGATGGGACGATATTTTTGTGAAGAGTTATTAAGTATTGGAAAAAAATTTATAATAATTGATAATGACAAAGAGATTGTAAATAGTGCAAAAAGTTTAAATTATCTTGCAATTCATTCTGATGCTACAAATATGCAAACACTGGAAATGATGGGGATAAATAAAGGCGCAAATTCTGTTGTAGCACTGACAAATGATGATGCTGTTAATCTATCCATTGTTTTAAGTGCAAGGGCAATAAATGAAAATATTAAAATAATTTCAAGGGTAAATAATGGTAATTCTAGAAAAAAATTTGATATTGCAGGAGTTAATCAAACAATAATATTTAATGATGTAGCAGCCTTTGTTGCATCAGAATATTTAGGTCAGCCTGTTGCTTTTGAAGCAATAGATGGAATTTTATTAAATAAAGATTTTGATGTTATTATTGATGAAGTTGAAATATTAGATAACTCAAAAATTTTAGGAAAAGATATAAATTTAGTTGATTTTAAAAATTATAATTTGACACTTTTAGGCATCATAAATTTATCTAATATGAATAATTTTATTTTTAATCCTACAAATATTAACTATACAGTTCAAAAAGATGATATTTTAATTATTATTGGTTTTAAAGCTTCTATCTCACAATTGAAATCAGATTTAATTAATTTGGATTTTAGGGTTTAA
- a CDS encoding 2-isopropylmalate synthase, with protein MDKNKIIVFDTTLRDGEQSPGCSMNTEEKIKIALQLEKLGVDVIEAGFAAASPGDFDAVSRIAEIVKNSSICSLARAIDNDIKQAGLAVRHAQKHRIHTFIATSPIHMKYKLKMSEEEVIKRAIHAVEYARTFVDDVEFSLEDAGRSEIPFMKEVMDAVIGAGARTINLPDTVGYRLPTELGAMVKELSAFAGDRAIISVHNHNDLGLATANTLAAVLNGARQIEVTINGLGERAGNSALEEAVMAIKTRKDAFGDLYTTINTPEIYATSRLVATVTGVEPQQNKAIVGKNAFSHESGIHQDGVLKHQETYEIMKPEDVGVFKDSTLILGKHSGRAAFRDKIIHLGFDKVSDEELNAAFEKFKNLADKKKDVTDDDIRMLITDESLNQDKTFELVGLQISDCTEGVPTAAVAIKYKDTIIRDAAIGDGTMDAIFKTIDRLTGYNGELKDYKVTSVTEGKDALAKVTTRVSFDQTSPSFVGHGLSIDTMLATAKAYLGALNSYLSQKERLSKNSEHQI; from the coding sequence ATGGATAAAAATAAAATTATAGTATTTGATACAACATTAAGAGATGGTGAACAAAGCCCTGGCTGTTCTATGAACACTGAAGAAAAAATTAAAATAGCTTTACAATTAGAAAAATTAGGCGTAGATGTAATAGAAGCTGGATTTGCAGCAGCAAGCCCTGGAGATTTTGATGCAGTTAGCAGAATTGCAGAAATAGTTAAAAATTCAAGTATCTGTTCACTTGCAAGAGCAATTGATAATGATATTAAACAAGCTGGATTAGCTGTTAGACATGCTCAAAAACATAGAATTCATACATTTATTGCAACTTCACCAATACATATGAAATATAAATTAAAAATGAGTGAAGAAGAAGTAATTAAAAGAGCAATTCATGCAGTTGAATATGCAAGAACTTTTGTTGACGATGTTGAGTTTTCATTAGAAGATGCAGGAAGAAGCGAAATACCTTTTATGAAAGAAGTTATGGATGCAGTTATTGGAGCAGGTGCTAGAACAATAAATTTACCTGATACTGTTGGATATAGATTACCAACAGAATTAGGTGCAATGGTTAAAGAGTTAAGTGCATTTGCAGGTGACAGAGCAATTATTTCAGTTCATAACCACAATGATTTAGGATTAGCAACTGCAAATACTTTAGCAGCTGTTTTAAATGGTGCTAGACAAATAGAAGTTACAATTAATGGCTTAGGCGAGAGAGCTGGAAATTCAGCTTTAGAAGAAGCTGTAATGGCAATTAAAACACGAAAAGACGCTTTTGGTGATTTATATACAACTATTAATACACCTGAAATTTATGCAACTTCAAGATTAGTTGCAACCGTAACAGGTGTTGAGCCACAACAAAATAAAGCAATTGTTGGTAAAAATGCATTTTCTCATGAGAGTGGAATTCACCAAGATGGCGTTTTAAAACACCAAGAGACTTATGAAATTATGAAACCTGAAGATGTTGGAGTATTTAAAGATTCTACATTAATTTTAGGAAAACATTCAGGTCGAGCAGCATTTAGGGATAAAATTATTCATTTAGGATTTGATAAAGTAAGTGATGAAGAATTAAATGCTGCATTTGAAAAATTCAAAAATTTAGCTGATAAGAAAAAAGATGTTACTGATGATGATATTAGAATGTTAATTACTGATGAATCATTAAACCAAGATAAAACTTTTGAATTAGTTGGATTACAAATTTCTGATTGTACAGAAGGTGTTCCCACAGCAGCTGTTGCCATTAAGTATAAAGATACGATAATTAGAGATGCTGCAATTGGTGATGGAACTATGGATGCTATTTTTAAAACTATTGATAGATTAACAGGTTACAATGGGGAACTAAAAGATTACAAAGTAACTTCAGTAACAGAAGGGAAAGATGCTCTTGCAAAAGTTACTACAAGAGTTTCATTTGATCAAACGAGTCCTTCATTTGTTGGACATGGATTAAGTATTGATACAATGCTTGCAACTGCTAAGGCATATTTAGGAGCATTAAACTCTTACCTTTCTCAAAAAGAAAGATTGTCTAAAAACAGTGAACATCAAATCTAG
- a CDS encoding response regulator produces MKAKKDFFENLKKLSLLYVEDDDSTREELEFFLKNKVKELYVAKNGQEGFDFFEKYKPDLIITDIQMPVMNGIKMVKLIKETNQTIPIVIITAFNDSEYLLEAIKLNVTNYLTKPLNLFSLSEVLSTISKNINLEIQNNKIYNTLEQYKNILDENVIILKADIYGIITYVNEAFERIFGYKKDELIGKTYFFLEQNNLAKDEESKKLDKIFSENIWKGNILNFKKNGEFLYCDITMYPLTNNAGNIVEYMGIYSNVTEIENSNSRLEDK; encoded by the coding sequence ATGAAAGCAAAAAAAGATTTCTTTGAAAATTTAAAAAAATTATCTCTTTTATATGTTGAAGATGATGACAGTACAAGAGAAGAATTGGAATTTTTTTTAAAGAATAAAGTAAAAGAACTTTACGTAGCAAAAAATGGACAAGAGGGTTTTGATTTTTTTGAAAAGTACAAACCTGATTTAATTATTACAGATATTCAAATGCCAGTAATGAATGGTATAAAAATGGTTAAATTAATAAAAGAAACTAATCAAACGATTCCTATAGTAATAATTACAGCTTTTAATGACTCAGAGTATTTATTAGAAGCTATAAAACTAAATGTAACAAACTATCTAACAAAACCCTTGAATCTTTTCTCTTTAAGTGAAGTATTATCAACTATCTCAAAAAATATAAATCTTGAAATACAAAATAATAAGATTTATAATACATTAGAACAATATAAAAATATTCTTGACGAAAATGTAATAATATTAAAAGCAGATATTTATGGAATAATAACTTATGTAAATGAAGCTTTTGAAAGAATCTTTGGATATAAAAAAGATGAATTAATTGGTAAAACTTACTTTTTTCTAGAACAAAATAATTTAGCAAAAGATGAAGAATCTAAAAAATTAGATAAAATTTTTAGTGAAAATATTTGGAAAGGTAATATCTTAAATTTTAAAAAGAATGGTGAATTTTTATATTGTGATATAACTATGTATCCTTTAACAAATAATGCAGGAAATATTGTTGAATATATGGGAATTTATTCTAATGTTACTGAAATTGAGAATTCTAATTCTAGGCTTGAAGATAAATAA
- a CDS encoding heme-binding domain-containing protein → MKRTLLIFLIIFVVMQFIRPQRENIATQKNLEIKADAKVMEIFQKACYDCHSNTTIWPWYSQIAPFSWAVSNHVTQGKKALNFSTWENYSAEDKEKKMKEIYRTVYIAMPLQSYIMAHKEADLTKEERTFIRNWTGVRSK, encoded by the coding sequence ATGAAAAGAACTTTATTAATATTTTTAATTATATTTGTAGTGATGCAGTTTATTCGTCCACAAAGAGAAAATATCGCAACGCAAAAGAATTTAGAAATTAAAGCAGATGCAAAAGTAATGGAAATCTTTCAAAAAGCTTGTTATGATTGTCATTCAAATACAACAATTTGGCCATGGTATTCTCAAATTGCTCCTTTTTCTTGGGCTGTTTCAAATCATGTTACACAAGGGAAAAAAGCCTTGAATTTTTCTACTTGGGAAAATTATTCAGCAGAAGATAAAGAGAAAAAAATGAAAGAGATATATAGAACAGTTTATATAGCAATGCCTTTACAAAGTTATATAATGGCACATAAAGAGGCAGATTTAACAAAAGAAGAGAGAACTTTTATTAGAAATTGGACAGGAGTTAGGTCTAAGTGA
- a CDS encoding thioredoxin family protein codes for MILIQVANLEQLQNSINTGKPTLVYFSGENCSVCKVLKPKIEQEIQKALPKFELFEVKTDLDRELTANFMIFSIPTTLIFFDSKEFKRYGRNMSVPLFIEELKRPYELMSE; via the coding sequence ATGATTTTGATACAAGTAGCGAATCTAGAACAGTTGCAAAATAGTATAAATACTGGAAAACCTACGTTAGTTTATTTTTCAGGTGAAAATTGTTCTGTTTGTAAGGTTTTAAAGCCTAAAATCGAGCAAGAAATACAAAAAGCCTTACCAAAGTTTGAACTTTTTGAAGTAAAAACAGATTTAGATAGGGAGTTAACAGCTAATTTTATGATATTTTCAATTCCAACAACTTTGATATTTTTCGATTCTAAAGAGTTCAAAAGATATGGAAGAAATATGAGTGTCCCTTTGTTTATAGAAGAGCTAAAAAGACCATATGAATTAATGAGTGAGTAA
- a CDS encoding sensor histidine kinase, which translates to MSKIFRRVFLLNFLILFVALLSYSQLTNLFFQKDFFYLVIILTLSSIIISYLVSKIIILPIVLNLKNSKEEFEKFNNDMKNQSHQKSFELELVNSALQEKAKEQKELAETLQEKLTFEIINREKKEQLLIHQSRLAGIGKISINMLNECEESISSVNFILQNINTIHKQIDFKNELVNKSMEQLHRVINEMQMKNEELKNFIKPNEEKKEFHLDEIVMKSLEMLEETFMNHHIKIDYNFSKSITLYGFPTEFSQVIFNILQNAKDALIEKDVLVKKVFISIKKDNDFASVTIVDNAGGIAKNIIEDIFEPYFTTKSYRKASGLGLFISKIIIEENMQGKLDFENASEGAKFTIKIPFFEENK; encoded by the coding sequence ATGTCAAAAATATTTAGAAGAGTTTTCCTCTTAAATTTTTTAATTTTATTTGTTGCTTTATTATCATATTCACAATTAACAAATTTATTTTTTCAAAAAGATTTTTTTTATTTAGTAATTATTTTAACTTTATCTTCAATAATAATCTCTTATTTAGTTTCAAAGATAATTATTTTACCAATAGTTTTAAATTTAAAAAACTCAAAAGAAGAGTTTGAAAAATTCAACAACGATATGAAAAATCAAAGTCATCAGAAATCTTTTGAATTAGAATTAGTAAATTCAGCTTTGCAAGAAAAAGCAAAAGAACAAAAAGAATTAGCTGAAACATTACAAGAAAAATTAACTTTTGAAATTATAAATAGAGAAAAAAAAGAGCAATTATTAATTCATCAATCAAGATTAGCTGGAATTGGGAAAATTTCAATTAATATGCTCAATGAGTGTGAAGAATCGATTTCAAGTGTGAATTTTATTCTACAAAATATTAATACAATTCATAAACAAATTGATTTTAAAAATGAGTTAGTAAATAAATCAATGGAACAACTTCATAGGGTAATTAATGAAATGCAGATGAAAAATGAAGAATTGAAAAATTTTATTAAACCAAATGAAGAAAAAAAAGAGTTTCATTTAGACGAAATAGTTATGAAATCTTTAGAAATGCTTGAAGAGACTTTTATGAATCATCATATTAAAATTGATTATAACTTTAGTAAATCAATTACTTTATATGGTTTTCCAACTGAATTCTCTCAAGTAATTTTTAATATTCTTCAAAATGCAAAAGATGCTCTAATTGAAAAAGATGTTCTTGTTAAAAAAGTTTTTATTAGTATTAAAAAAGATAATGATTTTGCAAGTGTTACAATAGTAGATAATGCAGGAGGAATTGCAAAAAATATAATTGAGGATATATTTGAGCCATACTTTACAACTAAATCATATAGAAAAGCTTCTGGTTTAGGGCTTTTTATCTCTAAAATTATAATTGAAGAAAATATGCAAGGAAAATTAGATTTTGAGAATGCAAGTGAGGGCGCTAAGTTTACGATTAAAATACCATTTTTTGAAGAAAACAAATGA